A genomic region of Mesorhizobium sp. NZP2077 contains the following coding sequences:
- the moaD gene encoding molybdopterin converting factor subunit 1, with protein sequence MTTRLIYFAWVRERIGMPEEDVELPAGIETVADLLRWLQSRGEGYEHALQYPDVIRVAINQEHVDHREKISGAREIALFPPMTGG encoded by the coding sequence ATGACGACCCGCCTTATCTACTTTGCCTGGGTGCGTGAACGGATCGGCATGCCTGAAGAGGACGTCGAATTGCCTGCCGGCATCGAGACGGTCGCCGACCTCTTGCGCTGGCTGCAATCGCGCGGCGAGGGCTACGAGCATGCGCTGCAATATCCCGACGTGATCCGTGTTGCCATCAACCAGGAACATGTCGATCACCGCGAAAAGATATCTGGCGCACGCGAGATCGCGCTTTTCCCGCCAATGACCGGGGGCTGA
- a CDS encoding transcriptional regulator codes for MSADDIIHQITRLRIMAILNTLERREALEFSQLKAMIETTDGNLGAHIDTLARAGYVDVEKLFVGRRPQTRVNATTIGRRAFRGHIAFLRKIIDQAEPTQRRK; via the coding sequence ATGAGCGCCGACGACATCATCCACCAGATTACACGGCTCAGGATCATGGCCATCCTGAACACGCTGGAAAGGCGCGAGGCACTTGAGTTCAGCCAGTTGAAGGCCATGATCGAAACCACTGACGGAAATCTCGGAGCGCACATCGATACGCTGGCCAGAGCGGGCTATGTCGATGTTGAAAAGCTCTTCGTCGGGCGACGGCCACAGACCCGGGTCAATGCAACGACGATTGGGCGGCGAGCCTTTCGCGGCCACATTGCCTTTCTTCGCAAGATCATCGATCAGGCCGAGCCGACGCA
- the ndk gene encoding nucleoside-diphosphate kinase: MALERTFSMIKPDATRRNLTGAITKMLEDAGLRVIASRRVWMSRREAEGFYAVHKDRPFFGELVEFMSSAPTIVQVLEGENAIARNREVMGATNPANAAEGTIRKVHALSIGENSVHGSDAPETAAQEIKYWFSDTEIVG, translated from the coding sequence ATGGCGCTCGAACGCACCTTTTCCATGATCAAGCCGGACGCAACCCGGCGTAACCTCACCGGCGCCATCACCAAGATGCTCGAAGACGCCGGCCTGCGCGTCATCGCTTCGCGCCGCGTGTGGATGAGCCGTCGTGAGGCGGAAGGCTTCTATGCCGTCCACAAGGATCGTCCGTTCTTCGGCGAGCTGGTCGAATTCATGTCGTCGGCGCCGACGATCGTCCAGGTGCTGGAAGGCGAGAATGCCATTGCCAGGAACCGCGAAGTGATGGGCGCCACCAACCCGGCCAACGCCGCCGAAGGCACCATCCGCAAGGTGCATGCACTGTCGATCGGCGAGAATTCGGTGCACGGCTCCGACGCGCCGGAAACTGCTGCGCAAGAGATCAAGTACTGGTTCTCGGACACCGAGATCGTCGGCTGA
- a CDS encoding outer membrane protein, whose product MQANLKFARPLVVALGLFALGGTAYAADVVQEEPPAPAPVAELPVASWAGPYAGINVGYGFSGHTKEKDLGVANVDVGTKGFVGSVFGGYQWQQENFVYGGEAELGYNGVKGDDSGVNSKAGFEGSLRARLGYAVTPEILLYGTGGLAGRSLKVEDSTFGSDRATMIGWTAGLGTDIKLTDNIFGRVEYRYTDFGSKSFDGIGKVKATDNRVTFGVGMKF is encoded by the coding sequence ATGCAAGCCAATCTTAAATTCGCACGGCCGCTGGTCGTCGCGCTCGGGCTCTTCGCCCTCGGTGGTACTGCCTATGCCGCAGACGTCGTCCAGGAAGAGCCGCCGGCACCCGCTCCGGTTGCCGAACTGCCCGTCGCATCCTGGGCCGGCCCGTATGCCGGTATCAATGTTGGTTATGGCTTCAGCGGCCACACCAAGGAGAAGGATCTCGGAGTTGCCAACGTTGACGTTGGCACCAAGGGCTTCGTCGGCAGCGTCTTCGGCGGCTATCAGTGGCAGCAGGAGAACTTCGTGTACGGCGGTGAAGCCGAACTCGGCTACAACGGCGTCAAGGGCGATGATTCCGGCGTCAATTCCAAGGCCGGCTTCGAAGGTTCGCTGCGTGCCCGTCTCGGCTACGCGGTGACCCCGGAAATCCTGCTCTATGGCACTGGCGGTCTCGCCGGCCGCAGCCTCAAGGTTGAAGACAGCACCTTCGGCTCGGACCGCGCTACCATGATCGGCTGGACTGCTGGTCTCGGCACCGACATCAAGCTGACCGACAATATCTTCGGTCGTGTCGAGTACCGCTACACCGACTTCGGCTCGAAGAGCTTCGACGGTATCGGCAAGGTCAAGGCCACCGACAACCGCGTCACCTTCGGCGTCGGTATGAAGTTCTAA
- a CDS encoding YbaY family lipoprotein has protein sequence MLDRLAEFFVFGFVPLVVGILAVPELSVAAEKAVSGEVIYRERIALPPSAVLSVQLADVSLADAPAKIIGAQTVKPAGQVPISFEIKFDPSVIKPQMTYALQARIIVDGKLMFISDVRHQVDPLTDAPQTIMLKMVTPGTGPTASVFGQLWVVDYVDGIGAITAPQATFRVSEAGKAGGSGPCNTYFATAKVDGQAIAISEIGSTYKACAPEVMAEEKALFDALAKAASYKVDAGKLAISDKDGREILRFGAAS, from the coding sequence ATGCTGGACAGGCTTGCGGAGTTCTTCGTCTTCGGTTTCGTGCCTCTGGTCGTCGGCATCCTGGCGGTTCCGGAACTCTCCGTGGCCGCCGAAAAGGCGGTGAGCGGCGAGGTCATCTATCGCGAGCGCATCGCCCTGCCGCCCAGCGCGGTGCTTTCCGTCCAGCTTGCCGATGTTTCGCTGGCCGACGCGCCGGCCAAGATCATTGGCGCGCAGACTGTCAAGCCGGCCGGCCAGGTGCCGATCAGCTTCGAGATCAAATTCGATCCGTCTGTGATCAAGCCGCAGATGACCTATGCGTTGCAGGCGCGCATCATCGTCGACGGCAAGTTGATGTTCATTTCCGATGTGCGTCATCAGGTCGATCCGCTGACCGACGCGCCGCAGACCATAATGCTGAAGATGGTCACGCCAGGCACCGGGCCGACGGCTTCCGTCTTTGGCCAGCTCTGGGTGGTAGACTATGTCGACGGCATCGGCGCCATCACCGCGCCGCAGGCGACGTTCCGGGTCAGCGAGGCCGGCAAGGCCGGCGGCAGTGGCCCCTGCAACACCTATTTCGCCACCGCGAAGGTGGATGGCCAGGCGATCGCGATCAGCGAGATTGGCTCGACCTACAAGGCCTGCGCACCCGAGGTGATGGCCGAGGAAAAGGCCTTGTTCGATGCGTTGGCCAAGGCGGCATCCTACAAGGTCGATGCCGGCAAGCTCGCAATATCAGACAAAGATGGCCGCGAGATCCTGCGTTTCGGTGCCGCGAGCTGA
- the uvrC gene encoding excinuclease ABC subunit UvrC gives MSPLDHKNKARGGADDLPPEIDLEDEALAEIVEPAGPDVAFTAIDWTPHAGDAEGMVGAEVIQTLVKRLPNAPGVYRMMNAAGDVLYVGKARSLKKRVTNYAQGRFHTNRIGRMVRETSTMEFVVTRTEIEALLLEANLIKRLRPRFNVLMRDDKSFPYILLTGDHVSPGIYKHRGARSRKGDYFGPFASAGAVGRTINSLQRAFLLRSCTNSFYENRTRPCLLYQIKRCAGPCTGEISHEGYAELVAEAKDFLSGRSQKVKTEISAAMQQASQDLDFERAAIYRDRLAALSHVQSHQGINPATVDEADVFAIHQEGGQVCIQVFFFRTGQNWGNRAYFPKADPALEAAEVLGSFLAQFYDDKPTSRNILLSHTVEDQELLAEALSTRAGRKVAISVPQRGEKKDLTDNALQNAREALGRRLAETSTQGRLLAGFAETFGLAKPPVRVEVYDNSHIMGTNAVGAMVVAGPEGFVKNQYRKFNIRSTEITPGDDFGMMREVMERRFSRLLKEHGDVAPDDVASAEAGDDIEDDISGNFPAWPDVILIDGGQGQMTAVRKILADLGIEDRVVAIGIAKGQDRDAGRERFFVRGRDSFSLPVRDPVLYFVQRLRDEVHRFAIGSHRARRKKELVKSPLDEIAGIGPGRKRALLLAFGTAKAVSRAAIEDLRKVEGISEQVAKLVYNHFHES, from the coding sequence ATGAGTCCTTTGGATCACAAGAACAAGGCGCGCGGCGGCGCCGACGATCTGCCTCCCGAAATCGACCTCGAGGACGAGGCGCTGGCGGAGATCGTCGAGCCGGCCGGCCCGGATGTCGCCTTCACGGCCATCGACTGGACGCCGCATGCCGGCGACGCCGAAGGCATGGTCGGCGCCGAGGTGATCCAGACGCTGGTCAAGCGTCTGCCCAACGCGCCCGGCGTCTACCGCATGATGAACGCCGCCGGCGACGTGCTCTATGTCGGCAAGGCGCGCAGCCTGAAGAAGCGCGTCACCAACTACGCGCAAGGCCGGTTCCACACCAATCGCATCGGCCGCATGGTGCGCGAGACGTCGACGATGGAGTTCGTCGTCACCCGCACCGAGATCGAAGCGCTGCTGCTCGAAGCCAATCTTATCAAGCGCTTGCGGCCGCGATTCAATGTGCTGATGCGGGATGACAAGTCGTTTCCGTACATCCTTCTGACCGGTGACCATGTCTCGCCCGGCATCTACAAGCATCGCGGCGCGCGGTCGCGCAAGGGCGACTATTTCGGCCCCTTTGCCTCCGCCGGCGCCGTTGGCCGCACCATCAATTCGCTGCAGCGCGCTTTCCTGCTGCGCAGCTGCACCAACTCGTTCTACGAGAACCGCACGCGGCCCTGCCTGCTCTACCAGATCAAGCGCTGCGCCGGCCCTTGCACTGGCGAAATCTCGCATGAGGGCTATGCCGAACTGGTCGCCGAGGCGAAGGATTTTTTGTCCGGCCGCAGCCAGAAGGTGAAGACCGAGATTTCGGCGGCCATGCAGCAGGCCTCGCAAGACCTCGACTTCGAACGCGCCGCCATCTATCGCGACCGACTGGCGGCTCTGTCGCATGTGCAGAGCCATCAGGGCATCAACCCGGCGACCGTCGACGAGGCCGATGTCTTCGCCATCCATCAGGAGGGCGGCCAGGTCTGCATCCAGGTGTTTTTCTTTCGCACCGGCCAGAACTGGGGCAACCGCGCATATTTCCCCAAGGCCGATCCGGCGCTGGAAGCCGCCGAAGTGCTGGGCTCGTTCCTGGCGCAGTTCTACGACGACAAGCCGACGTCGCGGAACATCCTTCTGTCGCACACCGTCGAGGACCAGGAACTGCTGGCCGAGGCACTTTCGACCCGCGCCGGCCGCAAGGTGGCGATCTCGGTGCCGCAGCGTGGCGAGAAGAAGGACCTGACCGACAACGCCCTGCAGAACGCCCGTGAGGCACTGGGTCGCAGGCTTGCCGAAACCTCGACGCAAGGCCGGTTGCTTGCCGGTTTCGCCGAGACCTTCGGTCTGGCCAAGCCGCCGGTGCGCGTCGAGGTTTACGACAACTCGCACATCATGGGCACCAATGCCGTCGGCGCCATGGTGGTCGCTGGACCGGAAGGGTTCGTGAAAAACCAGTACCGGAAATTCAACATCCGCTCGACCGAGATCACGCCGGGCGACGATTTCGGCATGATGCGCGAGGTGATGGAGCGGCGCTTTTCGCGGCTGCTCAAGGAACATGGCGACGTCGCGCCCGACGATGTGGCCTCGGCGGAAGCAGGTGATGATATCGAAGACGATATCTCCGGCAACTTCCCGGCTTGGCCCGACGTCATCCTGATCGATGGCGGCCAGGGCCAGATGACGGCGGTGCGCAAGATTCTCGCCGATCTCGGCATCGAGGATCGCGTCGTGGCGATCGGCATCGCCAAGGGCCAGGACCGCGATGCCGGCCGCGAACGTTTTTTCGTCAGGGGCAGGGACTCGTTTTCGCTGCCGGTGCGCGACCCCGTGCTCTATTTCGTCCAGCGCCTGCGCGACGAGGTCCACCGCTTCGCCATCGGCTCGCACCGGGCGCGGCGCAAGAAGGAACTGGTCAAGAGCCCGCTCGACGAGATCGCCGGCATTGGTCCCGGCCGCAAGCGAGCGCTGTTGCTGGCATTCGGCACCGCCAAGGCGGTCAGCCGTGCGGCAATCGAGGATCTGAGGAAAGTCGAGGGCATTTCCGAACAGGTCGCCAAACTGGTCTACAATCATTTCCACGAAAGCTGA
- a CDS encoding molybdenum cofactor biosynthesis protein MoaE — MSAIPVPTVRIQRQDFDVAAEITRLTQGRADIGAVVTFSGLCRDEQGSLSALELEHYPGMAEAEIGRIAAEAVQRWPLQGLTVIHRHGKIAPGENIVLVVAASAHRQAAFEAADFLMDYLKSRAPFWKKEHRVDGSEGGWVEAKEADIRAAGRWKSPSE; from the coding sequence ATGTCGGCCATCCCTGTGCCGACCGTGCGCATCCAGCGCCAGGACTTCGACGTCGCCGCCGAGATTACCAGGCTGACGCAAGGCCGCGCCGACATTGGCGCGGTGGTCACTTTCTCGGGCCTCTGCCGCGACGAGCAGGGTTCACTCTCGGCACTCGAACTCGAACACTATCCCGGCATGGCGGAGGCCGAGATTGGCCGCATCGCGGCAGAAGCGGTTCAGCGCTGGCCGTTGCAAGGCCTCACCGTCATCCACCGCCATGGCAAGATCGCGCCGGGCGAGAACATCGTGCTGGTGGTGGCCGCCTCGGCGCATCGCCAGGCCGCGTTCGAAGCGGCTGATTTCCTCATGGATTATCTCAAATCGCGCGCGCCCTTCTGGAAGAAGGAGCATCGCGTCGATGGTTCCGAAGGCGGCTGGGTCGAGGCCAAGGAAGCCGACATCAGGGCGGCCGGACGCTGGAAGTCGCCGTCCGAATAA
- the pgsA gene encoding CDP-diacylglycerol--glycerol-3-phosphate 3-phosphatidyltransferase: MAKRAFNLPNMLTYARIVAVPLVVLCFFLEGHLKSSDFARWSALIIFLLASITDYLDGYLARAWQQTSNIGKMLDPIADKLLVATCLLLLAADTDRHAGIAGWSLWAAIIILCREILVSGLREYLAALKVSVPVTQLAKWKTAIQMVAIAFLLAGPAGDKIFPLTTQTGLVLLWIAALVTLYTGYDYFRAGLKHIMDE; this comes from the coding sequence ATGGCCAAGCGCGCGTTCAACCTGCCCAACATGCTGACCTACGCCCGCATCGTCGCGGTGCCGTTGGTTGTGCTGTGTTTTTTTCTCGAAGGCCATCTGAAATCGAGCGACTTCGCCCGCTGGTCGGCGCTGATTATCTTCCTGCTCGCCTCGATCACCGACTACCTGGACGGCTATCTGGCGCGTGCCTGGCAGCAGACCTCCAACATCGGCAAGATGCTCGACCCGATTGCCGACAAGCTGTTGGTCGCCACCTGTCTGCTGCTGTTGGCCGCCGACACCGACCGCCATGCCGGCATCGCCGGCTGGTCGCTGTGGGCGGCGATCATCATCCTGTGCCGCGAAATCCTGGTCTCTGGCCTGCGTGAATATCTGGCCGCTCTCAAGGTCTCGGTGCCGGTGACGCAGTTGGCCAAATGGAAGACCGCTATCCAGATGGTGGCCATCGCCTTCCTGCTGGCGGGGCCGGCCGGCGACAAGATCTTCCCGCTGACCACACAGACCGGCCTGGTGCTGCTGTGGATCGCGGCACTCGTTACGCTCTACACCGGCTATGACTATTTCCGCGCCGGCCTCAAGCACATCATGGACGAGTGA
- a CDS encoding glutathione S-transferase family protein: MPKLLYASTSPYSSKVRMAAAYAGIVIDLVPVKTEDKPAELIGANPLGKIPVLVLDDGRSVHDSRAITQHLNRISKNALFPRNSDKRLEAEVLEALADGICDCALSMVYERRARPEEMIYQPWLDRQWTKITAALDLLNANPPKLPKKITVGQMALRACLGYLALRFAGKWEKGRGRLTRWAARFDEKFPELKSAVPG; the protein is encoded by the coding sequence ATGCCGAAGCTGCTCTATGCATCTACCTCTCCGTACAGCTCCAAGGTAAGGATGGCCGCGGCCTATGCCGGGATCGTGATCGATCTGGTGCCGGTCAAGACCGAGGACAAGCCGGCCGAACTGATCGGTGCCAATCCGCTAGGCAAGATCCCGGTGCTGGTCCTCGACGATGGACGATCGGTTCATGACAGCCGCGCCATCACCCAGCATCTCAACCGGATTTCGAAGAACGCGTTGTTCCCACGCAATTCCGACAAGCGGTTGGAAGCGGAAGTGCTGGAGGCGCTGGCCGACGGTATCTGCGATTGCGCACTGTCGATGGTTTATGAGCGCCGAGCCCGGCCTGAGGAGATGATCTATCAACCCTGGCTCGACCGCCAGTGGACGAAGATCACCGCCGCGCTCGATCTGCTCAATGCCAATCCGCCGAAACTGCCGAAGAAGATCACGGTGGGTCAGATGGCGTTGCGTGCCTGCCTCGGCTATCTCGCGCTGCGCTTCGCCGGCAAATGGGAAAAGGGCCGTGGCCGGCTGACCCGCTGGGCGGCGCGTTTCGACGAGAAGTTTCCAGAGCTGAAGTCGGCGGTTCCGGGCTGA
- a CDS encoding SDR family oxidoreductase has translation MSKATAAALVTGGAKRIGSAIVEDLASHGFAVAIHANRSRDQADVLAAGINESGGRAAVVSADLTDMDAVSDLVGQAEAALGPISLLVNNASLFVDDSIEDFDWQAWDRHFAIHVKTPALLAQNFASALPEGGDGLIVNIIDQRVWRPTPRYFSYALSKSALWTQTQMLAQALGPRIRVNAIGPGPTLKNARQDDSDFDAQIAGLILKRGPELSEFGATIRYLWEARSITGQMIALDGGQHLAWQTPDVTGMTE, from the coding sequence ATGAGCAAAGCCACTGCCGCGGCGCTGGTGACGGGCGGGGCGAAACGGATCGGCAGCGCAATTGTCGAAGACCTCGCCAGCCATGGGTTTGCCGTGGCCATCCACGCCAATCGCTCGCGTGATCAGGCGGATGTCTTGGCCGCGGGGATCAACGAGTCTGGCGGCCGCGCGGCGGTGGTAAGCGCTGATCTGACCGACATGGATGCTGTCAGCGACCTCGTCGGCCAGGCGGAAGCCGCGCTGGGCCCCATCTCGCTGCTGGTCAACAACGCCTCGCTCTTCGTCGATGATTCTATTGAGGATTTCGACTGGCAGGCCTGGGACCGCCACTTTGCCATTCACGTCAAAACGCCGGCGCTGCTGGCGCAGAATTTCGCCAGCGCCTTGCCGGAAGGGGGCGACGGGCTGATCGTCAACATCATTGACCAGCGCGTCTGGCGGCCGACGCCGCGCTACTTTTCCTATGCACTGTCGAAGTCCGCTTTGTGGACCCAAACGCAGATGCTGGCGCAGGCGCTCGGACCCCGCATCCGCGTCAACGCAATCGGTCCGGGCCCGACGCTGAAGAATGCGCGCCAGGACGATTCCGATTTTGATGCGCAGATCGCTGGCCTGATTCTGAAGCGTGGCCCGGAATTGTCGGAATTCGGCGCCACCATCCGCTATCTCTGGGAGGCGCGCTCGATCACCGGCCAGATGATCGCGCTCGATGGCGGCCAGCATCTTGCATGGCAGACGCCCGATGTGACAGGCATGACGGAATGA